In Phyllopteryx taeniolatus isolate TA_2022b chromosome 1, UOR_Ptae_1.2, whole genome shotgun sequence, the following proteins share a genomic window:
- the LOC133474188 gene encoding putative claudin-24 produces MTRIRPATDARIRALELLGVALSACAWIFTLAATLRSAWLTLSTELLPTESYELGLWETCVVQDVQGALLCQRHDSPLALPRDIKLARVLVCAALCAGLLVLALAIPGLHAVNARVDGRVKKAMKMCGGALSIACGVLVLVPVSYVAHVAALRFFDESVPDVAPRWEFGDALFCGWTAGVLHLMAGTALLASCASLQNLHAPAPLDHLRPGPRTEYV; encoded by the coding sequence ATGACGAGAATCAGGCCGGCCACGGACGCAAGAATCCGCGCCCTGGAGCTGCTCGGGGTGGCGCTCTCTGCGTGCGCGTGGATCTTCACGCTGGCGGCCACGCTCAGGTCGGCTTGGCTCACTCTGTCCACCGAGCTGCTGCCCACGGAGAGCTACGAGCTGGGCCTGTGGGAGACGTGCGTGGTGCAGGACGTGCAAGGCGCGCTCCTGTGTCAACGCCACGACAGCCCGCTGGCCTTGCCGCGTGACATCAAGCTGGCGCGCGTGCTCGTGTGCGCGGCGCTGTGCGCCGGGCTGCTGGTGCTCGCGCTCGCCATCCCGGGCTTGCACGCGGTCAACGCGCGGGTGGACGGGCGAGTCAAGAAAGCGATGAAAATGTGCGGCGGGGCGCTGAGCATCGCGTGCGGCGTTCTGGTGCTCGTTCCGGTGTCGTACGTCGCCCACGTCGCGGCCCTCCGCTTCTTCGACGAGTCGGTGCCGGACGTGGCACCGCGCTGGGAGTTCGGGGACGCGCTCTTCTGCGGGTGGACCGCAGGCGTGTTGCACCTGATGGCGGGGACCGCGCTGCTCGCCTCCTGTGCGTCCCTGCAAAACCTTCACGCCCCCGCCCCACTGGATCATCTGCGGCCGGGACCGAGAACGGAGTACGTCTAA
- the LOC133484297 gene encoding frizzled-7-like, whose protein sequence is MATWGIWPWWLSYTLPLLIPPGSSQEQKGFSIPEHGFCQAISIPLCIDIAYNQTIMPNLLGHANQEDAGLEVHQFYPLVKVQCSPDLKFFLCSMYAPVCTVLEQAIPPCRTLCERARQGCEALMNKFGFQWPERLRCEHFPIHSAGEICVGQNTSNSNGPTPTPDLGKVLNFPSHTSSNPAFSCPPQLGVPAYLSYRFLGAKDCGAPCEVSKPNGLVYFTEEELKFGRLWVAVWAVLCCISTLFTVLTYAVDTQRFQYPERPVVFLSGCYFMVALVYVTGFLLEDKVVCVDKFKADGYKMVIQGTKKEGCTILFIVSYFFSMASSIWWVILSLTWFLSAGMKWGHEAIEANSRYFHLVAWTVPMLKTVTILAMGQVEGDLLTGVCYVGVYDVDALRGFVLAPLFVYLLVGTFFLLAGFVSLFRIRTIMKLGGTETEKLEKLMVRIGVFSMLYTLPATTVVACHFYEQALRPRWEYTWRMQTCKRFALPCPSENFAPLTPDFTMFMIKYLMTMIVGITSGFWIWSGKTVQSWRRFYKRLIAPEPGNTTL, encoded by the coding sequence ATGGCAACGTGGGGGATCTGGCCTTGGTGGTTGAGCTACACTTTACCATTGCTCATCCCGCCAGGCTCATCTCAAGAACAGAAGGGTTTTTCCATCCCGGAACATGGATTTTGCCAAGCCATCTCAATCCCGCTGTGCATCGATATCGCCTACAATCAGACCATCATGCCCAACCTGCTGGGCCATGCCAACCAAGAAGACGCAGGGCTGGAAGTTCACCAGTTCTACCCGCTCGTCAAAGTCCAGTGCTCGCCAGACCTTAAGTTCTTTTTGTGCTCCATGTACGCACCGGTGTGCACAGTTTTGGAGCAGGCGATCCCCCCTTGCAGGACTTTATGCGAACGGGCCCGACAGGGATGTGAAGCACTGATGAATAAATTTGGTTTTCAGTGGCCTGAGAGGCTGCGCTGTGAACACTTCCCTATCCACAGTGCCGGAGAGATCTGCGTGGGTCAGAACACATCTAACAGTAATGGTCCGACACCGACACCTGACCTCGGAAAGGTGTTGAACTTTCCATCCCACACTTCAAGCAACCCAGCCTTTTCCTGCCCACCGCAGTTAGGGGTGCCAGCCTACCTCAGCTACCGCTTCCTTGGTGCCAAGGACTGCGGTGCCCCCTGCGAGGTCTCCAAACCCAATGGACTGGTGTATTTTACAGAGGAGGAGCTCAAGTTTGGGCGGCTCTGGGTCGCTGTCTGGGCTGTCCTTTGTTGCATCAGCACACTCTTCACTGTCCTCACATATGCGGTAGATACGCAGCGCTTTCAGTACCCCGAGAGACCTGTTGTCTTTCTCTCAGGTTGCTACTTCATGGTGGCACTAGTATATGTCACCGGTTTCCTGCTTGAGGACAAAGTCGTCTGTGTGGACAAGTTCAAGGCGGACGGTTATAAGATGGTGATTCAGGGCACCAAGAAAGAGGGCTGCACCATACTCTTCATAGTGTCCTACTTCTTTAGCATGGCAAGCTCCATCTGGTGGGTTATCCTGTCCCTCACCTGGTTCCTGTCAGCTGGGATGAAGTGGGGTCACGAGGCCATCGAGGCAAATTCTCGGTACTTCCACCTGGTGGCCTGGACAGTGCCAATGTTGAAAACCGTCACCATCTTGGCGATGGGACAGGTGGAGGGCGACCTTCTGACCGGTGTGTGCTACGTGGGTGTGTACGACGTGGATGCCCTGCGGGGTTTTGTGCTGGCTCCGCTCTTTGTCTACCTCCTCGTCGGCACTTTTTTTCTGCTGGCTGGTTTTGTGTCTCTCTTTCGCATCCGCACCATCATGAAGCTTGGCGGTACTGAGACAGAAAAGCTTGAGAAGCTGATGGTGCGGATCGGTGTGTTCAGCATGCTGTACACGCTACCTGCCACCACTGTGGTGGCCTGCCACTTCTATGAGCAGGCCCTGCGTCCGCGGTGGGAGTACACATGGCGCATGCAGACCTGCAAACGCTTTGCTTTGCCGTGCCCGTCGGAAAACTTTGCTCCATTGACGCCGGACTTCACCATGTTCATGATCAAGTACCTGATGACCATGATCGTTGGGATAACGTCAGGCTTCTGGATCTGGTCTGGAAAGACTGTGCAATCCTGGCGACGCTTCTATAAGAGACTGATCGCCCCTGAGCCGGGAAATACCACACTTTAG